The following are encoded in a window of Carya illinoinensis cultivar Pawnee chromosome 15, C.illinoinensisPawnee_v1, whole genome shotgun sequence genomic DNA:
- the LOC122296955 gene encoding beta-amyrin 28-monooxygenase-like has protein sequence MKLKAGYCVYLETYNCWIIEAARKGEGMLGRLRQSVDQYGPTANQTYQTPHRTNGDSFTFNGFSIPKGWKLYWSANSTHKNPDYFPEPQKFDPSRFEGRGPAPYVYVPFGGGPRMCPGKEYARFEILVFIHHLVKRFKWDKLIPDEKIVVDPMPIPAKGLPVRLFPHKA, from the exons ATGAAACTGAAAGCTGGATATTGTGTATACTTGGAGACCTACAA TTGTTGGATCATTGAAGCAGCCAGGAAGGGTGAGGGAATGCTAGGAAGGTTGAGGCAGTCTGTTGACCAATATGGTCCAACAGCAA ACCAGACCTACCAAACTCCCCATAGAACAAATGGAGATAGCTTCACCTTCAATGGCTTCTCCATTCCAAAGGGCTGGAAG TTGTACTGGAGTGCAAACTCTACACACAAGAATCCGGACTACTTCCCTGAACCTCAGAAGTTCGATCCCAGCAGGTTTGAAGGACGTGGACCTGCTCCTTACGTATATGTTCCATTTGGAGGAGGACCAAGGATGTGCCCTGGAAAAGAGTACGCCCGTTTCGAAATACTTGTTTTCATTCACCATTTGGTGAAAAGGTTCAAGTGGGATAAACTCATTCCTGATGAGAAAATCGTAGTTGATCCCATGcctattcctgcaaagggtctACCTGTTCGCCTTTTCCCTCACAAAGCTTGA